The stretch of DNA CCTCCTCAAAGAGTCAATAGAATGAGGGCTGAGGTCCAAACCTTAAGGAAACAAGATGGTAAATCTCTCTATGAAgtatgggagagatacaaagacTTGACAAGAAGGAGCCCACCAggtatgttcaatgaatgggtgcagctacacattttctatgaaggcttgtcttatgaatcaaagaaggcattAGATCACTCTTCAGGGggatctctaaacaagaagaagattattgaagaagccatagacaTCATAGAAACTGTGGCcaacaataaatttttctatGCCTCTGATAAGAGCAACAATCGACGAGTAATGAAGCTAAATCATATGGATGTATTactggctcaaaacaagatgatcaccaagcaatTAGCTGACCTTACCAAGCAGATGGAAAGGAATCAAGTTGCAGTAGTCACCACTCCaccaccagctcaagaaggagtgcaTACAGGGGAAGGAGGTGACTGTGAACAGGCCAATTATGTTGGAAACTCGTCCAAACAGTCCTacgatccatactccaagactTATAACCctggttggaagaaccacccaaactttagGTGGGAAAACCagcaagaccaaggccaagatcaTAGGTATCACAACCCAAACCAAAACAACAATGCAGCCTATCAACACTCGACTCAAAAGCCATATCAACACCCACCCAACAACTATTCTCAATATCCATATCAGACCCAAAATGACCATTGTCAACCCTCTAACCTCAACTCACCATCGTCATTTGAAGATAGACTTTCCAGgattgagactctacttgaagGCATATGCAAGGAAGTTCAGGACAATAGAGTGTTCAAGGATGAAGTACGAGCTAATATAAAGAATCAGAGAGACACCATCAAGAGGCTTGAATCCCAAGTAGGATATCTTTCTCAGCAAATTCCTAAGCCTACTGACGGCTTCCCAAGTGAAACAGAGAAGAATCCTAGAGGAGAGACAAAGAAGGTAAGATGCGAAGAATGCAAGATGATCACTATAAGGGATGAGGAAGAGTTGAAAGTAGTGAACAACCCATTAGGACACCCTCAAGGCGTTCCAAAAAAGAATCAAGAAGAGAAGGACCAAGAAACTGATTCTACACAAAAAAAAGGAGCCAATGGAGAAGGAGATTTTGAAACCATATGTACCCAGATCCCCATTCCCCCAAAGTCTCAGGGGTGGTGCAAAGGGAAAATCATACTCAAagacatgtttgcatctctccatGTAAACATACCATTCATCGAGGCACTCCAACAGATGCCCTCATATATCAAGTGCATGAAGGAGTTACTGACCAAGAAGAATTCACTAaagggtggacaaacaataGTGATGAACAAAGAGTGCAgtactgataaaccactattttatggtttatcttatgctcaattgagtggtttttatcaactctttactcacttattcatacaattcgcatgttttacatttttcttcctgattttgtgttatgattgaaaacatgcttctttgatcttatatttgcttattattaatcctctcttattaccattagatgcattgatatgtgtgttaagtgttttcagatattatagggcaggaatggctcagaggatggaaaggaagaatgcgaaaatggaaggaatacaataagttggagaaactgctaagctgtccagtctgacctcttcgcactcaaatggctataactttagctacagaggttcaaatgacacggttctagttgcgttggaaagctaatatctggggcttcaatttgatatataatatgccatagttgcCCTGATGCTAGGCGATGCGAACGCAtgattcacgcggacgcgtcgcatctgcgaacttcaacccgcgcggccgcatGGGCGAcacctccgcgtcacttggccgCGACCTGCACCGACCAGAAAGCgttggaagtgacttctgggctgtttctgacccagttttcggcctagagaatacagattagaggctataaagtgggagaatgcatccattcatgaggaggctctcataattcactttttattgttttagatgtagtttttagtgagagatgttctatcctctctcttaggattaggatttaggacttctcttagt from Arachis duranensis cultivar V14167 chromosome 4, aradu.V14167.gnm2.J7QH, whole genome shotgun sequence encodes:
- the LOC107484945 gene encoding uncharacterized protein LOC107484945; this translates as MVNKFLERFYPPQRVNRMRAEVQTLRKQDGKSLYEVWERYKDLTRRSPPGGSLNKKKIIEEAIDIIETVANNKFFYASDKSNNRRVMKLNHMDVLLAQNKMITKQLADLTKQMERNQVAVVTTPPPAQEGVHTGEGGDCEQANYVGNSSKQSYDPYSKTYNPGWKNHPNFRWENQQDQGQDHRYHNPNQNNNAAYQHSTQKPYQHPPNNYSQYPYQTQNDHCQPSNLNSPSSFEDRLSRIETLLEGICKEVQDNRVFKDEVRANIKNQRDTIKRLESQVGYLSQQIPKPTDGFPSETEKNPRGETKKVRCEECKMITIRDEEELKVVNNPLGHPQGVPKKNQEEKDQETDSTQKKGANGEGDFETICTQIPIPPKSQGWCKGKIILKDMFASLHEMKKGLDGIDGTNQEERFSHFKKGTSHMSSNRVPWEVLLCNIEGRMPLETEPTTS